From a region of the Pseudanabaena sp. ABRG5-3 genome:
- a CDS encoding DUF433 domain-containing protein, which yields MKLDRIIVNPKRMNGQPCIRNLRITVRRLMELLAIYSDRAELYQEFPELEEEDIRQALIFVSSYLDDRIIQLPSIYETAA from the coding sequence ATGAAACTAGATCGTATTATCGTCAATCCTAAACGGATGAATGGACAGCCCTGTATTCGCAACCTCCGCATTACAGTCCGTCGATTAATGGAACTACTAGCAATTTATAGCGATCGTGCCGAACTGTATCAAGAATTTCCAGAACTAGAAGAAGAGGACATTAGACAAGCCCTAATCTTCGTCTCATCTTATCTTGACGATCGCATTATTCAATTACCAAGTATTTATGAAACTGCTGCTTGA
- a CDS encoding HEPN domain-containing protein has product MNNCDLPEIAHNICAIANYKLAKTHINITHKWILTDEEDGRKNMTLSSVELINDIIIYTIHSLKDESIYKKFREYIQNNESIQNMISYYGDYYGVQPKNIIYRLMKAAFLKSEKYFDSTKLINEFNQLIANINSGVDEITLIGRLHGVRLESELIEIESDISLIRLDKQAINERQPLITEFGIYPAILDYSDSNVEIKIKEQYQISLGYNIMNMNWQNDLIYKLDNVVKSIKLCRHGRFYIYPIRIYSTLTGEMPTIRPDHKYTTDKVILSIADINDLKKAFSIVKNISGDNVLERSFSRFLIGLDELISEEKIVDFVIAWESLLQTVDGKSNKAELAYRFSLNGATILCEVDNNREFTEAQTLMKEVYNIRSAIVHGGDSSSISKTLKKLGFDNLVNLNNELAKLYRNVIFWLSELDKQERPYYKSFGWELLLRK; this is encoded by the coding sequence GTGAATAACTGTGACCTACCAGAAATTGCACATAATATTTGTGCAATTGCAAATTATAAACTTGCTAAAACCCACATAAATATTACTCATAAATGGATTCTAACTGATGAAGAGGATGGCAGAAAAAATATGACACTTTCATCTGTAGAATTAATTAATGACATTATTATTTACACAATTCATTCTTTAAAAGATGAATCTATTTATAAAAAATTTAGAGAATATATCCAGAACAATGAAAGCATACAAAATATGATTTCATATTATGGCGATTACTATGGAGTACAACCAAAAAATATCATATATAGATTAATGAAAGCTGCATTCTTAAAGTCAGAAAAATATTTTGATTCAACAAAACTTATAAATGAATTCAATCAACTAATAGCTAATATTAATAGTGGGGTTGATGAAATTACTCTTATTGGTCGTCTTCACGGGGTAAGACTTGAATCTGAGTTAATTGAAATTGAATCAGATATTTCTTTGATACGTCTTGATAAACAGGCTATTAACGAACGACAACCTCTAATTACTGAATTTGGGATCTATCCTGCTATTCTAGATTACTCAGATTCTAATGTAGAAATAAAAATCAAAGAACAGTATCAAATCAGTCTTGGATATAATATTATGAATATGAATTGGCAAAACGACTTGATTTATAAATTAGATAATGTAGTTAAATCTATCAAGTTGTGTCGGCATGGTAGATTTTATATTTATCCTATAAGAATTTACAGCACTTTAACAGGTGAAATGCCTACTATTAGACCAGATCATAAATATACTACTGATAAAGTTATTTTAAGCATTGCTGACATCAATGATTTAAAAAAAGCATTTTCTATAGTTAAAAATATATCTGGCGATAATGTTTTAGAGCGTTCCTTTTCTAGATTTCTGATTGGACTCGATGAACTTATATCTGAAGAAAAAATTGTTGATTTTGTAATTGCTTGGGAATCATTATTGCAAACCGTAGATGGTAAAAGTAACAAGGCTGAGCTAGCATATAGGTTCTCTCTTAATGGTGCAACCATATTGTGTGAAGTAGATAATAATCGTGAATTTACCGAAGCACAGACATTAATGAAGGAAGTTTATAATATTAGGTCAGCAATAGTACATGGTGGGGATTCTAGTTCTATTAGTAAAACTCTAAAAAAATTGGGCTTTGATAATCTTGTCAATCTCAATAATGAGCTTGCAAAATTATATCGAAATGTAATTTTTTGGTTGTCAGAGCTTGATAAGCAAGAACGTCCTTATTATAAAAGTTTTGGCTGGGAGTTATTGCTTAGAAAATAG
- a CDS encoding ATP-binding protein — MRQTSNSLNFLFAENPPDTAKGFIFGLNIPFLPDFLLDHTLLGKEANERIKEYLRRWNQFVSGLWRSSKDVTYSLRFDFSPNHKHIGTYLLGRLHTTSNNQQGLNQANILLTNLERMFNFFGFEATPLSQKELKELSGNYNFRYCCEVCQEEVNIPIRNDVPITGESDSYKLDFAIPKEFIYKESQRKIYGIRPWWGAGGTFLVPFNALTSQESAVSICILLSPTQLEPSEQQLLAEIARQAESLAQMQSKAMTLGSQQINSSQNKTDPQLRWESRLYAANLRRLSHPFLTTIFCFSNDYDACQQVASAIASTIREEQAYDPPLGESESIASGAKVITFAPPSDSHAYYAYIAKACSILDFTPFLSYEKHLKNHIEKAPHLDLRRLRYLMDGRGAASAFRFPISVEGGVPGIVIKQRPPDFHPGSRDETVPDDAIDLGRFHVGGRAYVSKNSFTKHSLITGFTGSGKSNTSLYLLDQFWRKFQIPFLVIESAKKEYRGLRNVDVFKNQLRIYTLGNETVSPLRFNPFELIPMVRVEKHIALLQTCFEGALPIVGPLPSVIAEALEIVYRQYGWQLTDYARERSEEPRSFPVMQDFYSVVEQVIEERGYQGEVKSNVEAAIKGRMKPLLMGSKGKMFSSQFSYPSAYELFQSPVILELNDLNEYDKSLIMMFFLTLLREYRELHPSKDLTHITLIEEAHNVLANVDTVSNGNESQSDIKAKSVQTFCNMLAEVRAYGEGLIIADQSPEKLARDAMRNTNVQISHQLRDARDREAIASAMIMSKEQQDYLGKCNTGRAALFYSGLEKATFIDVPIYKDPVLHNNDSKLLYENFWQGFSDHLSPHVSDNEVKEYMQQFPTFELEQIDCSLCQYNCQYRDQILQLVELSKEEFGDALREFINADEDQKESEFQNLVKVIIKINNVNNETNLDLVWCYTSNMWMRFENQCLEIKYKHIFLDLINQYLLI; from the coding sequence ATGAGGCAAACATCTAATTCTCTAAACTTCCTATTCGCTGAAAATCCACCAGATACGGCTAAAGGTTTTATCTTTGGCTTAAACATCCCCTTTTTGCCTGATTTTCTGCTCGATCATACTTTGCTAGGTAAAGAGGCAAATGAACGGATTAAGGAATATTTGCGGCGATGGAATCAGTTTGTTTCTGGCTTGTGGCGTAGTAGTAAAGATGTTACCTATTCATTAAGGTTTGACTTTAGCCCAAATCATAAACATATTGGCACTTATCTTCTAGGCAGATTACATACAACATCAAATAATCAACAGGGTCTTAATCAAGCCAATATTCTATTGACTAATTTAGAGAGAATGTTTAACTTTTTTGGCTTTGAAGCAACACCTCTAAGCCAAAAAGAATTAAAAGAACTTTCAGGTAATTATAACTTTCGTTACTGTTGTGAAGTATGTCAGGAAGAAGTAAATATCCCTATCAGAAATGATGTGCCAATTACAGGGGAATCAGACTCTTACAAATTAGATTTTGCAATACCTAAAGAATTTATTTATAAAGAATCTCAAAGAAAGATTTATGGAATACGTCCTTGGTGGGGTGCTGGTGGAACATTTTTAGTACCTTTTAATGCCCTTACCTCACAAGAGTCAGCCGTTAGCATTTGTATCTTATTAAGTCCAACTCAACTTGAACCTTCTGAACAACAACTCTTAGCAGAGATAGCGCGGCAGGCTGAAAGCTTAGCACAGATGCAAAGTAAAGCAATGACTTTAGGTAGTCAACAAATTAATTCATCCCAAAACAAAACTGATCCTCAGTTACGTTGGGAATCAAGATTATATGCTGCGAACTTACGAAGACTATCGCATCCTTTTTTAACTACTATTTTTTGCTTCTCAAACGATTATGATGCATGTCAACAAGTTGCTTCAGCTATCGCATCCACAATCAGAGAAGAACAAGCGTATGATCCGCCTCTAGGTGAAAGTGAGTCGATTGCATCAGGAGCAAAAGTAATTACTTTTGCTCCTCCCTCAGATTCCCATGCTTACTATGCTTACATTGCTAAGGCTTGTTCTATTCTGGACTTTACCCCGTTTCTTAGCTATGAAAAGCATCTAAAGAATCATATCGAGAAAGCTCCTCATCTTGATTTACGGAGGTTACGTTACTTGATGGATGGAAGAGGTGCAGCCTCTGCTTTTCGTTTTCCCATTTCAGTAGAGGGTGGTGTGCCTGGCATTGTAATTAAACAACGCCCACCTGATTTTCATCCTGGGTCGAGAGATGAAACTGTCCCTGATGATGCTATTGATTTAGGTCGGTTTCATGTAGGAGGAAGAGCTTATGTCTCTAAAAACTCCTTTACAAAACATTCTTTGATCACTGGTTTTACAGGAAGTGGCAAAAGTAACACCAGCCTATATTTATTAGATCAGTTTTGGCGAAAGTTTCAGATTCCCTTCTTAGTAATTGAGTCAGCCAAAAAGGAATATCGAGGCTTACGCAATGTTGACGTTTTTAAAAATCAATTGCGAATTTATACGTTAGGTAATGAAACAGTTTCACCTTTACGCTTCAATCCTTTTGAACTAATACCAATGGTTAGGGTGGAAAAACATATAGCCCTTTTACAAACTTGTTTTGAAGGTGCTTTACCTATAGTTGGTCCTTTGCCTTCTGTAATTGCGGAGGCTTTGGAGATTGTCTATCGTCAGTATGGATGGCAGTTGACAGATTATGCAAGAGAAAGATCTGAAGAACCGCGATCATTTCCAGTGATGCAAGATTTTTACTCAGTAGTAGAACAAGTTATCGAAGAACGTGGCTATCAAGGAGAAGTGAAGAGTAATGTAGAGGCGGCTATCAAGGGTCGGATGAAGCCTTTGCTAATGGGTAGTAAAGGCAAGATGTTTAGTAGCCAGTTCTCCTATCCTAGTGCATATGAGTTGTTTCAATCGCCAGTAATTTTAGAGCTAAATGATCTTAATGAGTATGATAAATCTTTGATTATGATGTTCTTCTTAACTTTGTTGCGAGAGTACCGTGAACTACATCCCAGCAAAGATTTGACTCATATTACACTTATTGAAGAGGCTCATAATGTTTTAGCTAATGTAGATACTGTTAGCAATGGTAATGAGAGTCAATCAGATATTAAGGCTAAGTCTGTCCAAACCTTTTGCAATATGTTGGCAGAAGTAAGGGCTTATGGGGAAGGTTTAATAATTGCCGATCAGTCACCCGAAAAGTTAGCAAGGGATGCTATGAGAAATACCAATGTCCAGATTTCTCATCAGTTGCGAGATGCGCGAGATCGAGAGGCGATCGCTAGTGCCATGATTATGAGCAAGGAGCAACAAGATTATTTAGGTAAGTGTAATACAGGCAGGGCTGCGTTATTTTATTCTGGTCTAGAAAAAGCCACTTTTATTGATGTGCCGATATACAAAGACCCCGTATTACATAATAATGATAGTAAGTTACTATATGAAAATTTTTGGCAAGGCTTTTCAGATCATCTATCTCCGCATGTTTCTGACAATGAGGTGAAAGAGTATATGCAACAATTTCCTACTTTTGAGTTGGAACAAATAGACTGCTCTTTGTGTCAATACAATTGTCAATATCGCGATCAAATTTTACAGTTAGTAGAGCTTAGTAAAGAGGAGTTTGGAGATGCTTTAAGGGAGTTTATCAATGCTGACGAAGACCAGAAAGAATCTGAGTTTCAAAACCTAGTCAAGGTAATTATTAAAATTAACAATGTAAATAATGAAACAAACTTAGATTTAGTATGGTGCTATACAAGCAATATGTGGATGAGATTTGAGAATCAATGTCTTGAAATCAAATATAAACATATTTTTTTAGATTTAATCAATCAATATTTATTAATTTAA
- a CDS encoding DUF5615 family PIN-like protein translates to MKLLLDQGLPRSAAILLRESNIDAVHVGEIAMSEAEDIAIITKAAQDNRIVVTLDADFHTLLALNELTSPSVIRIRIEGLKAEALKKLLLAVIIECNEDLQNGAAITIDSNRIRIRKLPLIHN, encoded by the coding sequence ATGAAACTGCTGCTTGATCAAGGTTTACCGCGATCGGCGGCAATATTACTGCGAGAGTCAAATATTGATGCTGTCCATGTTGGCGAAATTGCTATGTCTGAAGCTGAAGATATAGCAATCATCACAAAAGCAGCGCAAGACAATCGCATAGTTGTTACACTAGATGCAGATTTTCATACCTTACTTGCTCTAAATGAATTAACCTCTCCATCAGTCATTCGGATTCGGATTGAAGGTTTAAAAGCTGAGGCACTGAAAAAGTTATTGTTAGCAGTAATAATTGAATGTAACGAAGATTTACAAAATGGAGCGGCTATTACCATTGACTCTAATCGCATTCGCATCCGCAAACTGCCGTTAATCCATAATTAA
- a CDS encoding polymorphic toxin type 46 domain-containing protein: MSIENQNNNLEVQDQSKVENKAENNNKTAKSSLESILKSKTEGDDKSPKPEKIDKQVTPQTGISALNILLRSRAETIDVSNAYLEKKSEQGRATTGKDSLDYLIKSRNCENRENSKGVEQKKIEKVFSDQKVTTKSENQKSPSEMRLDKNGAEYWQNHPDSIIRERFQTAYTFYREEASFSHDRAIDHMKGINFNRDVSIETIKAGETLKQYQSLEQYRKGETGQYFTKDSDKSELGIQGVQLVGKLNRVIELYVVKQDVQALKSTAKDVEDWNGSSELFYGGGEQFFIAISDQKVTTNTEQPKLPSEMRWNKNWAEHLQNHPDSIIRERFQTAYTFYREEASFSHDSAIDHMKGINFNRDVSIETIKAGEPLKQYQSLKQNQEGKTGQYFTKDSDKSELGIQGKSVQLLEKHYLVIELYVVKQDVQALKSTAKDVTAWRGSNGELFYGDAEQFFITEPNKLNHIQRS, encoded by the coding sequence ATGAGTATTGAAAATCAGAACAACAACCTTGAAGTCCAAGATCAATCTAAAGTTGAAAACAAAGCCGAAAATAATAACAAAACAGCTAAATCCTCTCTTGAATCTATTCTAAAATCTAAGACAGAAGGAGACGACAAAAGCCCAAAACCAGAAAAAATCGATAAACAGGTCACACCTCAAACTGGAATATCTGCTCTTAATATCCTACTAAGATCGAGAGCAGAAACTATTGATGTGAGCAATGCATACCTAGAGAAAAAAAGTGAGCAGGGAAGAGCTACAACTGGCAAAGACTCACTAGATTACTTAATTAAATCTAGAAACTGTGAAAATCGCGAGAACAGTAAAGGCGTTGAACAGAAAAAGATAGAAAAAGTATTTTCCGACCAAAAAGTTACTACTAAGTCAGAAAACCAAAAATCACCAAGCGAAATGAGATTGGATAAAAACGGGGCTGAATATTGGCAAAATCATCCTGACTCTATTATTAGAGAACGTTTTCAAACTGCATATACATTTTATAGAGAAGAAGCCTCTTTCAGCCATGATCGAGCCATAGATCATATGAAGGGGATAAATTTCAATCGAGATGTGAGTATAGAAACAATCAAAGCGGGAGAAACTCTAAAACAGTATCAATCATTAGAACAATATCGGAAAGGAGAAACTGGTCAATACTTCACTAAAGATTCTGATAAAAGCGAACTGGGAATACAAGGGGTACAATTGGTGGGAAAACTCAATCGGGTAATTGAATTATATGTTGTCAAACAGGATGTACAAGCCCTAAAATCAACCGCAAAGGATGTTGAAGACTGGAATGGAAGCAGTGAGCTTTTTTATGGAGGTGGTGAACAGTTCTTCATTGCAATTTCTGACCAAAAAGTGACTACTAATACAGAGCAACCAAAATTACCAAGCGAAATGCGATGGAATAAAAACTGGGCTGAACATTTGCAAAATCATCCTGACTCTATTATTAGAGAGCGTTTTCAAACTGCATATACATTTTATAGAGAAGAAGCCTCCTTCAGTCATGATAGTGCCATAGATCATATGAAGGGGATAAATTTCAATCGAGATGTAAGTATAGAAACAATCAAAGCAGGTGAACCCCTTAAACAGTATCAATCATTAAAACAAAATCAGGAAGGAAAAACTGGGCAATACTTCACTAAAGATTCTGATAAGAGCGAACTGGGCATACAAGGTAAATCGGTACAATTGCTGGAAAAACACTATCTGGTAATTGAATTATATGTCGTCAAACAGGATGTACAAGCCCTAAAATCAACTGCAAAGGATGTTACAGCCTGGAGAGGAAGCAACGGTGAGCTTTTTTATGGAGATGCTGAACAGTTCTTCATTACTGAACCAAATAAACTTAATCATATACAAAGAAGCTAA
- a CDS encoding adenylate/guanylate cyclase domain-containing protein — protein sequence MNYRLISLPSEGKSTYVPRVLEKLYIFTIAKQVLVNMQWFKFNWLSIKSKLIVMLLTVSSSSIVVTAYLGYQSGKSNLTDRAFNQLTSVRASKAYQIESYFKTIRNHIQTLSNDPSVGLALTEFTNAYRQLDTVNLPADASTKINSYYQNEFLPKLAKTEQGSPVLNSFLPESIASNYLQYHYIAANSNAIGKKHLLDKANDGSEYSRRHDRYHPIFRNIIEKFGYYDLFLIDPEGRIVYTVYKETDFATSLTIGAYNDSNLARLFASVRRSKERDYARIIDFESYAPSYGAPAAFIASPIYIQVNGQSKFIGVLAIQVPADEINNVMTGNRKWESDGLGKSGETYLVGQDYLMRSISRFLVETPEEYLQTLAALGINKETINRIRQYKTSILEQKVRTLAAEEAITGKQGIKTVRDYRDIPVLSSYAPLQIEGLNWAILSEIDLAEAYAPIYDFERQLLISATLLMLFVILLAMAMASIFVKPINQLIESTRKVASGQLDAIATLETQDEFGELAQSFNAMVLSLRDQTNLVEEKNRENEQLLLSIFPAAIAKRLKQGEKNIAESVSNVTVLFSDLTGFSKLSDSLTAYEIVSILNDIVSIFDETAERYGMEKIKTIGDSYMAVCGLSVPYLDHDKRAIDFGLEMQAIVRRFSQERNFQLNISLGIHSGDIVAGIVGRNKFIYDVWGDTINIASALKSACSEGAILVSNEIYNRLSDLYEFTPIAVKAENGKSILKAWQLKPK from the coding sequence GTGAATTACAGGTTGATTTCCCTGCCTTCGGAGGGGAAATCAACCTATGTACCTCGCGTGCTTGAAAAGCTCTATATATTCACGATTGCAAAACAAGTGTTGGTGAATATGCAATGGTTTAAATTCAACTGGTTAAGTATCAAATCAAAACTGATTGTAATGTTGCTGACGGTTAGCAGTAGCTCGATTGTGGTGACTGCCTATCTGGGCTACCAAAGCGGTAAGTCTAATCTGACCGATCGCGCCTTTAATCAGCTAACCAGCGTCAGAGCTTCTAAGGCTTATCAAATTGAGTCCTATTTCAAAACAATTCGCAATCACATTCAAACCCTCAGTAACGATCCGTCTGTGGGCTTGGCTTTGACGGAATTTACTAATGCCTATCGTCAGCTTGACACGGTGAACTTACCAGCCGATGCTTCCACAAAAATTAATAGCTATTATCAAAATGAATTTCTACCTAAATTAGCGAAAACAGAGCAGGGTTCCCCCGTTCTCAATTCCTTTTTACCAGAATCCATTGCCAGTAATTATCTGCAATATCACTACATCGCCGCAAATAGTAATGCGATCGGCAAAAAGCATCTCTTAGACAAAGCCAATGATGGCAGTGAATATAGCCGCCGCCACGATCGCTACCATCCCATATTTCGGAACATCATTGAGAAGTTTGGCTATTACGATCTGTTTCTAATCGATCCTGAAGGTCGAATCGTTTATACCGTTTATAAAGAGACAGATTTTGCTACTAGTTTAACCATTGGCGCGTATAACGATAGCAACTTGGCGCGATTGTTCGCATCGGTGCGGCGCTCTAAGGAACGCGATTATGCGAGAATTATTGATTTTGAATCCTATGCCCCTTCCTACGGTGCGCCTGCTGCCTTTATTGCGTCTCCCATATATATTCAAGTCAATGGACAATCGAAATTTATCGGGGTTCTAGCGATTCAGGTTCCTGCCGATGAGATTAATAATGTGATGACGGGGAATCGTAAATGGGAAAGTGATGGACTAGGCAAAAGTGGTGAGACTTATTTAGTCGGGCAGGATTATCTAATGCGATCGATTTCGCGCTTTTTAGTGGAAACTCCAGAGGAATATCTGCAAACTCTTGCTGCATTGGGAATAAATAAGGAAACAATTAATCGCATTCGTCAATATAAGACATCGATTTTAGAACAGAAAGTACGGACTTTAGCGGCTGAGGAGGCGATAACAGGTAAGCAAGGTATTAAAACCGTGCGTGATTATCGCGATATTCCCGTGTTAAGTTCCTATGCCCCGCTACAAATAGAAGGATTAAATTGGGCGATTCTATCGGAAATAGATTTAGCCGAAGCCTATGCGCCAATTTATGATTTTGAGCGTCAGTTATTAATTTCAGCGACTTTGTTAATGTTGTTTGTGATTCTTTTAGCAATGGCGATGGCTTCAATATTTGTGAAACCGATTAATCAATTGATTGAGAGTACGCGGAAGGTTGCCTCTGGGCAACTAGATGCGATCGCCACTTTAGAAACCCAAGATGAATTTGGCGAATTGGCGCAGTCCTTTAACGCAATGGTGCTGAGTCTGCGCGATCAAACCAATTTAGTAGAAGAGAAAAATCGCGAGAATGAGCAGTTATTGCTGAGCATTTTTCCTGCGGCGATCGCTAAACGGCTCAAACAAGGTGAAAAAAATATTGCCGAAAGCGTTTCTAATGTGACGGTGCTATTTTCTGATTTAACAGGCTTTTCTAAATTATCGGATTCCCTCACAGCCTATGAAATAGTCAGCATCCTCAATGATATTGTCTCTATTTTTGATGAAACCGCCGAGCGCTATGGCATGGAGAAAATCAAAACCATTGGCGATAGCTATATGGCAGTCTGTGGCTTATCGGTTCCCTATCTTGACCATGATAAACGAGCGATCGACTTTGGCTTAGAAATGCAGGCGATCGTGCGGCGATTCAGTCAAGAGCGAAACTTTCAATTAAATATCAGTTTAGGTATCCATTCAGGAGACATCGTGGCGGGAATCGTTGGGCGCAATAAATTTATTTACGATGTCTGGGGTGACACGATTAATATTGCTAGCGCCTTGAAATCAGCCTGCTCTGAAGGTGCAATCTTAGTCTCTAATGAAATTTATAATCGTTTGAGCGATCTCTATGAGTTTACTCCCATCGCTGTTAAGGCAGAAAATGGTAAAAGTATTTTGAAAGCATGGCAACTTAAACCCAAGTAG
- a CDS encoding type II toxin-antitoxin system RelE/ParE family toxin, which translates to MSNIKRIKASFFKTESGKEPVRDWLMTLSKEDRQKIGEDIKTIEFGFPIGMPTCRPMGKGLYEVRTNLENTITRILFCVEGEQMILLHGFTKKTQKTPKEDLNLAIKRQTEFKNKAGS; encoded by the coding sequence GTGAGCAATATTAAGAGAATTAAAGCAAGCTTTTTCAAAACCGAATCTGGTAAAGAACCTGTTAGAGATTGGCTGATGACTTTATCGAAAGAAGATAGACAAAAAATAGGAGAAGACATTAAAACAATTGAGTTTGGATTTCCTATCGGAATGCCGACCTGCCGCCCTATGGGTAAGGGATTGTATGAGGTGCGTACTAATCTTGAAAATACGATTACCAGAATCTTGTTTTGTGTGGAAGGAGAGCAAATGATTCTTCTGCACGGTTTTACTAAGAAAACGCAAAAAACACCTAAGGAAGATTTGAATTTAGCCATCAAGCGACAAACTGAGTTTAAAAACAAAGCTGGGAGTTAA
- a CDS encoding helix-turn-helix domain-containing protein: MSNNCHLGSAFDDFLEQEGILNEVTEVALKRVLAWQVEQAMKERGLTKSKMAKSMQTSRAALDRLLDPEYESVTLRTLDKAARAVGKRIKIDLVDVI, encoded by the coding sequence ATGTCTAACAATTGTCATTTAGGTTCTGCTTTTGATGACTTTCTAGAACAGGAAGGGATTTTAAACGAAGTAACAGAAGTTGCCCTGAAGCGTGTTTTAGCTTGGCAAGTTGAACAAGCAATGAAGGAACGTGGCTTGACTAAATCCAAGATGGCTAAGTCTATGCAAACTAGCCGTGCAGCGCTAGATAGACTGCTTGATCCTGAGTATGAGTCAGTAACTCTACGAACTTTAGATAAAGCAGCTAGGGCAGTGGGTAAAAGAATTAAGATAGATTTGGTTGATGTTATTTAA
- a CDS encoding response regulator transcription factor produces MSGHILLVDDEPGLREAVQAYLEDSGFAVQVANNARDAWQLLEQTTPDLVISDIMMPQVSGYEFLKQMREDVRFLNLPVVFLTAKGMTKDRIEGYNAGCDAYLSKPFDPDELVAIAENLIARRAMQAVTANSNTSEITDLAGQLAEIKALLKQKPAINVTPPPIKIEFTPREQSVLELVVEGLMNKEIAKRLGTTIRNVEKYVSRLFSKTGTSSRTELVRYALQHGLIDSYS; encoded by the coding sequence ATGTCAGGACATATCCTACTTGTGGATGATGAACCCGGTCTCAGAGAAGCCGTACAAGCCTATCTCGAAGACAGTGGCTTTGCGGTGCAGGTTGCTAATAACGCAAGGGATGCGTGGCAACTGCTGGAGCAAACTACGCCAGATTTGGTAATTTCAGACATCATGATGCCGCAGGTAAGTGGGTATGAATTCCTGAAGCAAATGCGTGAGGATGTTAGGTTTTTAAATTTGCCCGTTGTATTTTTAACTGCTAAGGGCATGACCAAGGATCGCATCGAAGGCTATAACGCTGGTTGTGATGCCTACCTATCGAAACCCTTTGACCCCGATGAGCTAGTAGCGATCGCTGAGAATTTAATTGCCCGTCGCGCCATGCAAGCCGTCACGGCAAATAGCAACACCTCAGAAATAACGGACTTAGCTGGACAACTGGCGGAAATCAAGGCACTCCTCAAGCAAAAGCCTGCTATTAACGTCACGCCGCCACCGATCAAAATTGAATTTACGCCTCGCGAACAAAGTGTGTTAGAGCTTGTAGTTGAAGGCTTAATGAATAAAGAAATTGCTAAGCGTCTGGGTACAACCATTCGTAATGTTGAGAAATATGTCAGCCGATTATTTAGCAAAACAGGTACAAGTAGTCGCACTGAATTAGTGCGATATGCGCTGCAACATGGTTTGATTGATTCCTACTCTTAA